The Clostridia bacterium genomic sequence AGCATAAAGTACCTTTGATTACAGATAACACATTCGGAACGCCTTATCTTTTTGAAGCTAAAAAATGGGGTGTTAATGTTGTAGTTCATTCTTTGACAAAATATTTGGGCGGACACGGAAACAGCATAGGCGGCGTAGTTGTGGATTTGGGAAACTTTAATTGGAGAGGAAGCGGCAGATTTCCTTCTTTTACAACGCCTGATCATACATATCATAATCTTGTTTATGCCGATATTCCTGCTGCTTATATTACTAAGCTAAGAGTTCAATTGATGAGAGATACTGGTGCATGCATAAGTCCGTTTAATGCATTTTTGATTTTACAAGGCATTGAAACCTTGTCGCTTAGAGTGGACAGGCACTGCTATAATGCTCAAAAAGTAGCCGAATATCTTTTAAAACATCCGCAGGTAGAATGGGTTAACTATCCCGGACTTGAAAACAACAAATATTATCAAAGAAAGCAAAAATATTTACCTAAGGGCGCAGGCGGAATATTGACATTTGGAATAAAAGGCGGAGTAGAAGCCGGCAAAAAATTTATCAACGGTCTGAAGTTGTTCTCTTTGCTTGCCAATGTCGCCGACGCACGTTCACTTGTAATTCATCCTGCATCCACCACTCATTCACAGCTTGACGAAGAAGGTCTTAAAAAAGCAGGTGTTTTGCCCGAACTAATAAGACTGTCAATAGGACTTGAAGACATAGAAGATATTATTGATGATTTGGAAAACGGCTTTAAGGCTGCCAAAGAATAAACAGATTAAGTTAATTAAATACTAAAAGGGAAGAATTTTCTTCCCTTTTTTAATAAGCATAGTAAGATAATTTTTTACATAACATAGAAATATGAATTTGTCCTCAAAGTCTCAAAGCAAATCAAAAAGTCAGCTAGAAGCAGGAAGCGATATCGCTATTTCTGTTTCAGGTGTTTATCCAAAATCAATCGAACACAAGCAAGCGAAATCGCATTCTTTCGTATATGGTGCGTTAATCTTGGGCGTATGCTCGTTTTTGGCTAAGCTTATGGGTGCGGTATTTAGAATACCGTTAACATATATTTTGGGTGCAGAAGGTATGGGCTTATATCAAATGGTATTTCCGCTCTATGCATTGCTTTTGACAATTTCATCAGGCGGATTGCCTTCCGCTCTGTCAAGAATTATTGCCGAAAAAACTGCCAAGGGCGAACATAAAACAGCCCAAAAGGTATTGACAACTGCTCTAATTTCACTTGCTGTTTTTGGCGCAATTTGTATGTTTATCATAGTGTTGTTTCACAGGCTTATTGCTTATGGACAAGGTAATATCAGCGCGGCTATAAGTTACCTTGGTATTGCCCCTAGTCTTGTGTTCGTTGCCGTTATATCGGCTTTTAGAGGCTATTTTCAGGGCAGACAAAATATGTTTCCCAGCGCTCTTTCACAGATTATAGAACAGTTTGTCAAAATGGCGGCGGGACTTAGTCTTGCTTATTTGCTAAAAGATTATGGACTATCTTATGCGGTATTAGGAGCTGTCTTGGGCGTTACGTTGTCTGAACTTGCAGCAATGATTGTTATAATAATTCAATATTATAATGACAAAACGCGCTTAAAATTAGAATATCCTAAGCGCGAAGTTAAAAGATATCTCAAACTTATATATGCTATTTCTATACCTATGACAATAAGTTCAATAATTATGCCCGTAACGCAATTAATTGACAGCGTGCTTGTTATTAACATTTTGTCTAAAAACAACCCCGTAAATATAGCAACTACGCTTTTTGGACTGTTTTCAGGAACAGTAAGCTCGCTTATTAATATGCCTGTGGTATTGCTCTTATCTATATCCATAGCGCTGATTCCGTCTATTGTTTCTTCAAAAGCAAAAGGACATAGTCAATTGGTAGAGAAAAAATCAAGTCTGGCACTAAAGCTTACAGTTTTGCTTTCTTTACCTTGTTTTGTGGGTTTGTTGATTTATGCTCAGCCAATTATCAATTTTTTGTACGGCCGCAGTTTAAAAATAGGTGAAGTCAATGAGCCTTTGACGGCAGCAAGACTATTGTCTATTTATTCAATTTCTGTTGTGTTTGTAAGCATATTGTCAGTATCAGCTTCTGTGTTGCAGTCATTGGGCTATAACTATGTGCCTGTAAAAAATCTTGCAATAGGCGCGGTAATCAAAATTGTTCTCAACTTTGTGCTGTTGAGATTTGCAGGAATTTACGGTGCGGCGATCTCAAGTACGATTTGTTATTTCTGTGCAATGGTGCTTAATCTTATTTCATTAAAAAAACGAGTAAAAATCAAATATGATATTGTTGGACTTGTGCTAAAACCAGTCATAGCTTCAGGACTTATGGGTATATGTGCTTATTATACTTATCAGCTTTGCAATAATTTTGTGGATTACAGAATATCGCTGATAGCGGCTGTGGGCTTGAGTGTTTTGGTTTATTTAGGGCTGATAGCCGCGATGGGTGTTTTGAACGAAGAAGAAATGGCAAGCTTACCGTTTATTAAAAAACTAATCAAAACCCAAAAATACGCTGCATAGCAACATAAAAACTTAGCAAATAAGTTTATCCGCATAAGCGGATTTTTTTATATTAAAATGACTATAAAAAAAATCTTTGGTATAATGTAAAAAAAACAACAGGAGTAAAGACATTGGAAGACTATTCGATTTTAAAAGAAGAACTAAAAGACAAGAAGGATTATACCTTTGACGATCTAATCAAGATAATGAAAATATTGATGAGCCCGCAAGGCTGCCCATGGGATAGAGTGCAGACGCATCAAAGTATTCGTATTAACGCAATTGAAGAAGCATACGAAGTTGTGGATGCGATAGATAAGAACGATAAAACCAAGATTATAGAAGAATTGGGCGACATGCTGCTGCAAGCGATTTTTCATTGCGCAATAGCCGAACGCGATGGAGAATTTGAGTTAAAAGATGTGATTAATACTTTGTGCCAAAAGCTAGTTTTTAGACATACTCATGTATTTTCTAATCAAAAAGCACAAGACGACAAAGAAGCGTTATCCAATTGGAATAATGCAAAGGCTGTTGAAAAATCCATAAAAACAGTTACACAAGATATAAATGAACTGCCTAAATATTTTCCCGAACTGCTGCGTGCCCAAAAGGTTCAAAAAAAAGCCGCTTCTGTAGGATTTGATTTTGAAAATGTTGATCAAATGCTTAATAAGGTGGATGAAGAAATCGCTGAACTAAAGGCAGAAATCAAATCAGGAAATACTCAAAAGGCGGCGGATGAGCTGGGCGATTGTCTGTTTGCTTTGGTCAATATTTCTAGAAAGATAAAAGCCGATTCTGAACTGTGTTTAAAAAAATCTACTGATAAATTTATTAACAGATTTGCTCAGGTAGAAAAATCAGTTATTGAAAGCGGCAAGGATTTTTCTGTATATACGCTAGAACAATTAGATGAGTTTTATAAAAAGGCAAAACAAAAGGAATGAAAATAGGCAATATACAACTTAATAAAGGAGCGATTCTTGCGCCCATGGCAGGCTATACCGAAGTGGGTTTCAGAGCGGTCTGTGCACATCAAGGCGCGGTAATGACCGTAACCGAAATGATAAGTGCAAAAGGCATAATGTATAACGGTGAAAAAACTATTGAACTTTTGCATGTTTCACCGTATGAAAAATTATGCGCTGTTCAGATTTTTGGCTCTGAGCCTGATATTATGGCTGAGGCAGTAAAGACCGATTATCTGAAGAATTTTCCCATTATAGATATCAATATGGGCTGTCCTGTAAGCAAGGTGGTTAAAAGCGGCGAAGGCAGCGCGCTTATGAAAAATCCTGCTTTGGCTTCCAAAATAATATCTGCCATAAAATTGGCAGCAGGCTATAGACCTGTTACGGTAAAATTTAGACTTGGCTGGGATAATAACAGCAAAAATTATATAGAGTTTGGCAAAATGGCGCAGGATTCAGGAGCGGATGCAATTACGCTTCATTCCCGCACTCGTGCAGATTTTTATAGCGGACAAGCTGATGTAAAGGCTTGGGAACAGTTAAAGAACGCAGTCAATATTCCTGTAATTGCAAGCGGAGATATCAGGGACAGACATGGCTATGAAAATGCTTTGAAGATTGTTGACGGTGTAATGATAGGCAGAGGCGCACTTGGCAGACCGCAAATTTTTGGTGAAATTTTGGGCAATCAAGACTTAATAACTACTTGGGAAGCCATAACCTTACATATTGACGAACTTTTGAAATATTATAATGATAACTATGTTGCGGTTAATTTTAGAAAGCATGCAGGATATTATCTAAAAGGAATAAACGGTTCAAGAGAAATAAAGGTTAAGCTAAACAAAGCCCAATCAACTCAAGAAATAAAACAAATTTTAAGTCACTTTTTGCATATTGGTTGATATTAAAGTTTTTTCTATTAATATGATTTTTTAAAGTTCCCTATAGTGTTTTATATTTGGTTTTGCTTTCACAATGCATATACACCCTGCAATATAATAAACTATGGGAGCTTTATGAAAATAGCAATAGTTAATTCAATTGATTTTAAGGGTTTTGCATTGTCACACCTGCAGACAATAACAGACATTGATATAATTATTTTTGCTTTTGGCGTTACAGGTGAAATTGACTTGGCAAAAGAAATCTTAGGCACTTCACAGGTTTATTCCGAACTTGTTTT encodes the following:
- the dusB gene encoding tRNA dihydrouridine synthase DusB, coding for MKIGNIQLNKGAILAPMAGYTEVGFRAVCAHQGAVMTVTEMISAKGIMYNGEKTIELLHVSPYEKLCAVQIFGSEPDIMAEAVKTDYLKNFPIIDINMGCPVSKVVKSGEGSALMKNPALASKIISAIKLAAGYRPVTVKFRLGWDNNSKNYIEFGKMAQDSGADAITLHSRTRADFYSGQADVKAWEQLKNAVNIPVIASGDIRDRHGYENALKIVDGVMIGRGALGRPQIFGEILGNQDLITTWEAITLHIDELLKYYNDNYVAVNFRKHAGYYLKGINGSREIKVKLNKAQSTQEIKQILSHFLHIG
- the mazG gene encoding nucleoside triphosphate pyrophosphohydrolase, whose translation is MEDYSILKEELKDKKDYTFDDLIKIMKILMSPQGCPWDRVQTHQSIRINAIEEAYEVVDAIDKNDKTKIIEELGDMLLQAIFHCAIAERDGEFELKDVINTLCQKLVFRHTHVFSNQKAQDDKEALSNWNNAKAVEKSIKTVTQDINELPKYFPELLRAQKVQKKAASVGFDFENVDQMLNKVDEEIAELKAEIKSGNTQKAADELGDCLFALVNISRKIKADSELCLKKSTDKFINRFAQVEKSVIESGKDFSVYTLEQLDEFYKKAKQKE
- a CDS encoding O-acetylhomoserine aminocarboxypropyltransferase/cysteine synthase family protein, which translates into the protein MKELGFNTKSLHAGHNIDPTGSRSVPIYQTTSYVFNDADHAAALFELKESGYIYTRINNPTIAVLEDRINALEGGVGALATSSGMAAILYSILNIASVGDEIIAVSTLYGGTYTLFNDRFEQQYGIKVHIIDPENFDAIEKAINSKTKAIYFETIGNPDINIPDVEQYAKIAQKHKVPLITDNTFGTPYLFEAKKWGVNVVVHSLTKYLGGHGNSIGGVVVDLGNFNWRGSGRFPSFTTPDHTYHNLVYADIPAAYITKLRVQLMRDTGACISPFNAFLILQGIETLSLRVDRHCYNAQKVAEYLLKHPQVEWVNYPGLENNKYYQRKQKYLPKGAGGILTFGIKGGVEAGKKFINGLKLFSLLANVADARSLVIHPASTTHSQLDEEGLKKAGVLPELIRLSIGLEDIEDIIDDLENGFKAAKE
- a CDS encoding polysaccharide biosynthesis protein; this encodes MNLSSKSQSKSKSQLEAGSDIAISVSGVYPKSIEHKQAKSHSFVYGALILGVCSFLAKLMGAVFRIPLTYILGAEGMGLYQMVFPLYALLLTISSGGLPSALSRIIAEKTAKGEHKTAQKVLTTALISLAVFGAICMFIIVLFHRLIAYGQGNISAAISYLGIAPSLVFVAVISAFRGYFQGRQNMFPSALSQIIEQFVKMAAGLSLAYLLKDYGLSYAVLGAVLGVTLSELAAMIVIIIQYYNDKTRLKLEYPKREVKRYLKLIYAISIPMTISSIIMPVTQLIDSVLVINILSKNNPVNIATTLFGLFSGTVSSLINMPVVLLLSISIALIPSIVSSKAKGHSQLVEKKSSLALKLTVLLSLPCFVGLLIYAQPIINFLYGRSLKIGEVNEPLTAARLLSIYSISVVFVSILSVSASVLQSLGYNYVPVKNLAIGAVIKIVLNFVLLRFAGIYGAAISSTICYFCAMVLNLISLKKRVKIKYDIVGLVLKPVIASGLMGICAYYTYQLCNNFVDYRISLIAAVGLSVLVYLGLIAAMGVLNEEEMASLPFIKKLIKTQKYAA